A genomic stretch from Sphingobacterium sp. ML3W includes:
- a CDS encoding SusC/RagA family TonB-linked outer membrane protein, with protein sequence MKWYFVLFFCLPLGVSAQDILKGVISDEMGNVIPNATILAKQNNSITSSDQYGQFSIPVNVLPISIVIKHQSYQHLDTVIYKIDGSTKFKLKNKTNVLQEVLVNTGYQWLPKERATGSIVQLDRELLTKRTSWSVLQQMEGLATGLQYDNRSGNAQLNIRGLGSFSSILSKPLIVVDNFPFEGDINNINPNEVASISILKDAAATSIYGARAGNGVIVINLKKPNIANKLDVSWDYSLTQKPNIAYQPTMNSSDFIDVEMMLFEKGFYKASLQNVNNRNIVFSPVVLLLNRVAKGEISQEEASKAIDQYRKTDYRDQLLDGFYRMSVNNQLNMGYSFGTEKALTRIGLGYKMTLPAAKGNQTDQLNLRWSTQFKIGEKLNITPGLTYTKTLGKNRGYNPSYPISISGGKSNLYPYASLFTDDGTALPIAYQYNPVFLDTVGNGNLLDWTFRPLQEADAIQVDRDAKYMAFDMQFNYIIGNGWRLSALYNYENETADNKTIYTENAYYFRDLYNKFTVQDAGKLVNNLPKGQIVDFNIGQMTSHKARVQVDYSKKWGLHDLVFLLGGELSDRLANTKGSRVYGFDPNTQLSRPVNYSNSLQTYRNYFGLQNIPYLDQFSKRNNRFISLYFNGAYTLMDRYILNASARQDASNNFGKQTNNRWNPLWSVGGAWLVNKEHFLADLTFLDNMKVSFTYGFGGNVGGNTALYPLISNAKAVSYWIANQPYARVSSLANSKLKWEQVQQTNYGLSFSLWKQRLTFSLEYYKKVSTDLLAADNIDPTHGFTNLERNVGKLSSKGVDFQLGSQILHGDFKWNGQFLFSYNKNNVDKYNGGKYTSPALVSNSGTTNRPMEGYSLYPVFAYKFEGLDGLTGDPLGILDNETSKDYSKLLNVPNRELRYYGTGLPVFYGSFRHALQYKDFGFSFNILYKGGHYFQKSTIMYANLFNSWATHADYELRWQQPGDELKTTVPSLIYPANSSRDSFYANAEPNILRGDLIRLQDVQFSYDLKIKNMRYLKNIRLNLNAYNMGILWKKANTPLDPDYSFMPPARTYSVGLNMQF encoded by the coding sequence ATGAAATGGTATTTCGTATTGTTCTTTTGCTTGCCATTGGGGGTAAGTGCGCAGGACATTCTTAAGGGAGTTATTAGCGATGAAATGGGAAATGTGATTCCCAATGCAACCATTCTCGCAAAACAAAATAATTCAATAACGAGTTCGGATCAATATGGTCAATTCAGCATACCTGTTAATGTTCTTCCTATATCAATTGTAATTAAACACCAATCATACCAACATCTTGACACGGTGATTTATAAAATTGATGGTAGTACGAAGTTTAAATTAAAGAATAAGACGAATGTGCTGCAAGAAGTATTGGTCAACACGGGCTATCAATGGTTGCCAAAAGAACGGGCTACCGGCAGTATCGTGCAGCTGGACAGGGAACTGCTGACAAAGAGAACTTCCTGGAGTGTATTGCAGCAAATGGAAGGACTTGCTACCGGCCTTCAGTATGACAATAGGTCGGGAAACGCACAGCTCAATATCCGCGGATTGGGATCGTTCAGTTCAATATTATCAAAACCATTGATTGTCGTAGATAATTTTCCTTTTGAAGGTGATATTAACAATATAAACCCAAATGAAGTAGCGTCAATTTCCATTTTGAAAGATGCAGCAGCAACCTCTATTTATGGGGCAAGAGCTGGTAATGGTGTCATTGTGATTAATCTCAAAAAGCCAAATATTGCTAATAAGTTGGATGTATCATGGGATTATTCGCTCACACAAAAACCAAACATTGCTTATCAACCAACGATGAATAGCAGCGATTTTATTGATGTCGAAATGATGTTGTTTGAAAAAGGCTTCTATAAAGCGTCACTTCAAAATGTAAATAACAGGAATATTGTGTTCTCTCCCGTTGTATTGTTGTTAAATCGTGTTGCTAAAGGAGAAATATCTCAGGAAGAGGCTTCCAAAGCCATTGATCAATATCGAAAGACAGATTATAGAGATCAGTTGCTGGATGGCTTCTATCGCATGTCAGTGAATAATCAATTGAATATGGGCTATAGTTTTGGAACTGAAAAAGCACTGACTCGAATTGGATTGGGATATAAAATGACTCTTCCAGCAGCTAAGGGGAATCAAACAGATCAATTGAATTTGCGATGGAGTACCCAGTTTAAAATAGGGGAAAAGCTCAATATCACGCCTGGTCTTACTTATACCAAAACCTTAGGAAAGAATCGGGGCTATAATCCTAGCTACCCGATTAGCATCTCCGGTGGAAAATCAAACTTGTATCCTTATGCTTCATTGTTTACCGATGATGGCACAGCGCTGCCGATTGCTTATCAATATAATCCCGTATTTCTCGACACAGTAGGCAATGGAAACCTCTTGGATTGGACTTTCAGGCCTTTGCAAGAAGCAGATGCTATTCAGGTGGACAGAGATGCTAAATATATGGCATTTGATATGCAGTTTAATTATATAATAGGAAATGGATGGAGGCTTTCGGCATTATATAATTATGAGAATGAAACGGCCGATAATAAAACGATCTATACAGAAAACGCATATTATTTTAGAGATCTATATAATAAATTTACGGTTCAAGACGCAGGGAAGTTGGTAAATAATCTGCCTAAAGGACAAATTGTCGATTTTAATATTGGCCAGATGACTAGCCATAAGGCAAGGGTACAAGTCGACTATTCCAAAAAATGGGGGCTGCATGACCTGGTGTTTCTACTAGGCGGAGAGCTTTCTGATCGATTGGCAAATACCAAAGGTTCGCGTGTATATGGTTTTGATCCGAATACACAGTTATCACGCCCCGTTAACTATTCGAATTCACTGCAGACTTATCGGAATTATTTTGGCTTACAAAATATTCCTTATCTCGACCAATTTAGTAAAAGAAACAATCGTTTTATTTCCTTGTATTTTAATGGAGCCTATACCTTGATGGATCGCTATATCTTAAATGCTTCAGCCAGACAGGATGCGTCTAATAATTTTGGTAAACAAACCAATAACCGATGGAATCCATTATGGTCTGTTGGAGGTGCATGGCTCGTAAACAAGGAGCATTTTTTGGCGGATTTAACTTTCCTGGATAATATGAAGGTGTCATTCACCTATGGTTTTGGCGGAAATGTTGGGGGTAATACTGCTCTTTATCCGTTAATTTCTAACGCAAAGGCAGTTTCATACTGGATTGCTAATCAGCCCTATGCTCGCGTCAGTTCATTGGCGAATTCGAAGCTAAAATGGGAGCAGGTGCAACAGACAAATTACGGGCTCTCTTTCTCGCTGTGGAAACAAAGGTTGACGTTTTCCCTCGAATATTATAAGAAGGTCTCAACAGATTTACTTGCTGCAGATAATATCGACCCAACGCATGGTTTTACAAATTTAGAAAGGAATGTAGGTAAATTGAGTTCTAAAGGTGTTGATTTTCAGTTGGGCAGCCAGATTTTACATGGTGATTTTAAATGGAATGGACAATTCCTTTTTTCATATAATAAGAATAACGTAGATAAGTACAATGGTGGCAAGTATACTTCGCCTGCTCTCGTATCGAATTCAGGAACAACAAATCGCCCTATGGAGGGATACAGCCTGTACCCTGTTTTTGCCTATAAGTTTGAAGGTCTAGATGGGCTGACAGGTGATCCTCTTGGAATATTGGATAATGAGACTTCGAAAGATTATAGCAAATTATTAAATGTACCTAATCGTGAACTACGTTATTATGGCACGGGATTACCCGTATTTTATGGTTCATTTAGACACGCATTGCAATATAAAGATTTTGGATTCTCATTCAACATCTTGTATAAAGGAGGACATTATTTTCAAAAATCTACGATAATGTATGCTAATCTTTTTAATTCTTGGGCAACTCATGCTGATTATGAATTGAGATGGCAGCAGCCTGGTGACGAATTGAAGACTACTGTTCCATCCTTGATCTATCCGGCTAATTCTTCGCGTGATAGTTTTTATGCCAATGCTGAACCGAATATTTTGAGAGGAGATTTAATCCGCTTACAGGATGTGCAGTTTAGCTATGATTTAAAAATTAAAAATATGCGCTATCTCAAAAATATACGCTTGAATCTGAATGCTTATAATATGGGTATCCTCTGGAAAAAAGCAAATACGCCTTTGGATCCGGACTATTCATTTATGCCTCCTGCCAGAACATATTCTGTTGGATTAAATATGCAATTTTAA
- a CDS encoding response regulator encodes MINQHKPIMGKFPVVIIDDLYGALEDTAAVLEELGLFQIHGKFTSVRDAELYFLNAEEKVYIIFCDIEMPEYSGFDAIERIRCYCSHFVFITGYADNYALKGYKVHVDGLLSKPVEVDELLGLLKHLQSKASASSADRSPKTEPTIFLDFVDPKSELHLARKNGPPMRKNPENKREYAKVPVALAEIAYLEKLYNYIHFYALRPNDQFVLLGVLNKRMIDMEDLLQQDPRFVRIDQSVFINLNYVRKVSLEGVTVGPKFLSVSKPRADELHRRLEMMDIRHKL; translated from the coding sequence GTGATCAATCAACATAAACCTATTATGGGCAAATTTCCCGTTGTTATAATCGATGATCTGTATGGTGCACTGGAGGATACAGCCGCCGTATTGGAAGAGCTTGGCTTATTTCAGATACATGGTAAATTTACCTCGGTAAGAGATGCCGAATTGTATTTTTTAAATGCGGAGGAGAAAGTTTATATTATATTCTGCGATATTGAGATGCCGGAATATTCGGGATTTGACGCGATTGAGCGAATCCGCTGTTACTGTTCTCATTTTGTTTTTATCACCGGATATGCTGATAATTATGCTTTAAAGGGCTATAAAGTGCATGTTGATGGTCTCCTGTCCAAGCCCGTTGAAGTGGATGAATTGCTGGGCTTGTTAAAGCACTTACAAAGTAAGGCCTCCGCCAGTAGTGCTGATCGGTCCCCCAAGACCGAACCGACGATCTTTCTGGATTTTGTTGACCCAAAAAGCGAACTGCATCTTGCACGAAAGAATGGTCCTCCAATGCGAAAGAATCCTGAAAATAAAAGGGAATATGCAAAAGTCCCGGTCGCACTTGCGGAAATTGCTTATTTAGAAAAATTATATAATTACATTCATTTTTACGCGCTTAGGCCAAATGATCAATTTGTCTTGCTGGGGGTGCTCAACAAAAGGATGATAGACATGGAAGATCTACTCCAGCAAGATCCGAGATTTGTTCGGATCGATCAGTCTGTATTCATTAATTTAAACTATGTTAGAAAAGTGAGCCTGGAAGGAGTCACTGTCGGACCAAAGTTTCTATCTGTTTCAAAACCACGTGCTGATGAACTCCATAGAAGATTGGAGATGATGGATATTCGCCACAAATTGTAA
- a CDS encoding RagB/SusD family nutrient uptake outer membrane protein has protein sequence MLCIISCGKYLEEKADYSVSVAETLNDLRALLDNEGDLNRNLPGLLETGTDDYYVSADQYGVVPPYLQEIYIWSADVNATDLASWMTPYKAIMMANAVLNALERVPNTNPQLYQELYGEAHFIRGYQLFLLAQIFCQPYNSLTAKQELGLPLKFEADLAEKIQRSNLNDTYQQIIDDLKKAADNLDNRSKFISRPSKAAAFMALARTYLAMGDYLSAESFTDKALRITDDLLDYKTVAAESAQPFNTKNPELIYYAETGQSYQLIYPDYSFISNDLYAMYDALDLRKSLFFSVNSSNQISFRGYYANTAVSYFGGFATPELYLTKAECLTRRGAMEEAANYLDQLLSNRWKDKSYGIQLESNKHKLLALILDERRKEMLMRGVRWMDIRRLNALDNRGIVLKRDLLVNGEMKLFVLPANDPRFCLPIPQEVILQSQIPQNLR, from the coding sequence ATGCTATGCATAATATCATGTGGTAAATATTTAGAAGAAAAAGCTGACTATTCGGTTTCGGTCGCCGAAACATTGAATGACCTGAGAGCGCTGCTTGACAATGAAGGTGATCTCAATAGAAACCTGCCTGGACTATTGGAAACAGGGACAGATGATTATTATGTCTCCGCTGACCAATATGGTGTCGTCCCTCCATATCTGCAGGAGATTTATATTTGGAGCGCAGATGTGAATGCAACGGATTTGGCATCGTGGATGACGCCATATAAAGCTATTATGATGGCGAATGCAGTGTTGAACGCGTTAGAGAGAGTGCCAAATACTAACCCACAACTTTATCAAGAACTGTATGGTGAGGCACACTTCATAAGAGGATATCAACTGTTTTTACTTGCCCAGATTTTTTGTCAACCCTATAATTCGCTTACGGCAAAACAGGAACTTGGCCTGCCCTTAAAATTTGAAGCAGACTTGGCAGAAAAAATCCAGCGTAGTAATCTTAATGATACCTATCAGCAAATTATTGATGACCTTAAAAAAGCAGCAGATAATCTGGATAACAGAAGCAAATTCATATCAAGACCAAGCAAAGCTGCGGCTTTTATGGCCTTGGCGCGAACTTATCTGGCGATGGGTGATTACCTTTCGGCAGAGTCATTTACCGATAAAGCCCTGAGAATTACGGACGATCTTTTGGATTACAAAACTGTAGCCGCTGAGAGCGCGCAGCCATTTAATACTAAGAATCCTGAGCTTATATATTATGCCGAAACTGGACAAAGCTATCAATTGATTTATCCTGATTATTCCTTTATAAGCAATGACTTGTATGCCATGTACGATGCCTTAGACTTAAGGAAATCATTGTTTTTTTCGGTGAATTCATCAAACCAAATATCATTCAGAGGATATTATGCCAATACCGCGGTATCTTACTTTGGCGGTTTTGCTACGCCAGAGCTTTATCTGACTAAAGCTGAATGCTTGACCAGGAGAGGCGCAATGGAAGAAGCGGCAAACTATTTGGATCAGCTGCTGTCAAATCGCTGGAAGGATAAATCATATGGTATTCAATTGGAAAGTAACAAACATAAACTGTTAGCTTTAATTTTGGATGAAAGGAGGAAAGAGATGCTGATGAGAGGGGTGAGATGGATGGACATTAGACGATTAAATGCCTTGGATAATAGGGGGATAGTCTTGAAGCGCGATTTGCTTGTCAATGGGGAGATGAAACTTTTTGTATTACCTGCTAATGATCCTAGGTTTTGTCTCCCCATACCTCAGGAAGTTATTCTCCAAAGTCAGATTCCTCAGAACCTGAGATAA
- a CDS encoding helix-turn-helix transcriptional regulator yields the protein MKKTFHFKLPEVGTFSDQVKAFLPKLANSALQRYEDSGIQLVEEYIDYHSVIFYRLQAHVQVPNRLSIETCKADYHLLYNLHSPTEIILKQASGNSRAALPSPYASYIYLPNGALHTDLAPGEYLVYGVLVDIGYIRPVLYQERHFLSEFRSAHLRDKDRFYQSAIWPIKERTRYQLSQIETRFFKYHKDNEALAVKLVYDLYDIAIYKNFEGHEKINPDELLAERALQLISDQVLQTFSYCSIRAIADALETDISKLGKVYKSTYGETPKQTWNKLLIQKAKDLLLMGYSVKEVSNYCGYGHQQNFSTFFQKQTGVPPGDYGSDKNGGDR from the coding sequence ATGAAAAAAACATTCCATTTTAAGCTGCCGGAGGTCGGCACATTTTCTGATCAGGTAAAAGCCTTTTTGCCCAAGCTGGCCAATTCAGCGCTACAGCGGTATGAGGATTCAGGCATTCAGCTTGTCGAAGAATACATTGACTATCATAGCGTCATTTTTTACCGGTTGCAGGCCCATGTGCAAGTACCCAACAGGCTATCCATCGAAACGTGTAAGGCAGATTACCACCTGCTGTACAATCTCCATTCACCTACCGAAATCATACTTAAGCAAGCATCAGGTAACAGCCGGGCAGCGCTTCCCTCCCCATACGCCAGCTATATCTATCTTCCCAATGGGGCCCTCCATACAGACCTAGCCCCCGGCGAGTATCTGGTATATGGCGTTTTGGTCGACATAGGCTATATACGACCCGTCCTATACCAAGAGCGCCATTTTCTATCAGAATTCAGATCCGCCCATTTGCGAGATAAAGATCGGTTTTATCAGAGTGCCATCTGGCCTATCAAAGAGCGGACCCGCTATCAGCTGTCCCAGATTGAAACACGTTTTTTCAAGTATCATAAGGACAACGAAGCCCTGGCGGTCAAGCTCGTCTATGACCTGTACGATATTGCTATTTACAAAAATTTTGAGGGGCATGAAAAGATCAATCCGGATGAGCTGCTGGCCGAACGCGCCCTACAGCTGATCAGCGATCAGGTACTGCAGACCTTTAGCTACTGTTCTATCCGGGCCATTGCCGATGCGCTGGAGACGGACATCAGTAAACTGGGCAAAGTCTACAAGTCAACGTACGGTGAAACGCCAAAGCAGACCTGGAATAAGCTCTTGATCCAAAAGGCCAAAGATTTGTTGCTCATGGGGTATTCTGTCAAAGAGGTTTCCAATTATTGTGGCTATGGACATCAGCAAAATTTCTCGACTTTTTTCCAGAAGCAGACAGGAGTCCCCCCTGGGGACTACGGTAGCGATAAAAATGGGGGTGACCGATAG